The DNA segment CCTGGAGCTTTACTGCATTCACCTTCACAACACCTTGCAAAGCCTTCTCATTTGTAGGCACCTGGGAGATAAGTCACTAGCTTGtcgtaaaagtgtgccttttacCAAACGATGCTTCCGACCCCAACAAAAGACACACATTCATGACCGTTTccattggggggaaaaagaaagtgcTGTGACATCATATAGAGATGCACAGAGATAGCCAGGACTCTCCCACTCCATttcggctttcttttctcatgcaataaggctcacAGTCTTGGTTTTCCTATAGCTGTGTATTTGGTTCCCCCCTTCTTTTGAGAAATTCAAAACTTTGTATTTGCCACACCAAAAACATCCAGGGCTGTCAAGAGTCAAAATACttacatattattttattattgcaaaGGTCTGCGTCCTCTGAATAATACATCTCTCTGCCTTTTCAGGTCGGTGGCATGTTTGCACAGCCAGGCTTTGCACAACCAGGCTTTGCACAACCATCGTTTTCAGTGAGTATTTCTTTGGCTTGGTGGAAACTTCACAGAGCCAGCAAGTTTCCAGGTCTAAAGGCTTGAAGATCTATCTATAAAGAGTAACTTGGGCTGTATTTCAGTAAAAGTGGGAAGGTCACAGCTGAGTGgaaattttcaaagaagtagctgtctTGGTCTCTTGCAAcattaaaaggaagaagagaagggaacaATGTGGGGaagaaggaatgtagcagcacctttaggACTAtcaggtttttattttagcatgaggtttcatggatataaacccacttcttcagatgcagtgtaGAGTAATATCAGAATggaaagcatatttacacagttgtgggagtttGGGActgaatgtaataggatccagaaacaGGCAAACCATGACCATGCCCTAAATTTTCATAGGGCTGAATATGaggatacaggtctttcagatcctTACAGTGGTCAATTTGCGTTGATGTGTAAAAGTAGTAAATCACCTTACCAAAAGCCCACTCCGTTTCCACAAGTGTGTAAATATGTTTTCTATCATAAGGCCTGGAAATCACTCCATGTTGCTCATGGCAAGCCGGCAAAAgcttgccaaaacaaaaacaaatgctagTTCTTTGCAAATTAaattattgcttttcttttcattctttgcagaggaagaagagcaagACAGCCCAGGTGTGTGGGTTAAAGTCTGGGAAACTATCATAGCTCTCTGGTTTAGATAAAACAGGCCTTTATGGGTTTGGTCATAATTTGGTGCTTTTCAGTTCTATGATCTACATAATAGGTCCTCTTGCTTTTTCATTTCTTCACAGGGCTTCAGTGGAGTGACTTTGTCCAATCCTGTGAGTATCTTTACTATCCTGTTTTTATGTTTGTTAGTTCCCAACCAGTGAACATTCAGAAATGTTGGCTAGCTTTCTTGACATAGTCAACTGGCAATCTGCATGTTCTTGACGGTCAACTGGGTATAGTCAACGGTCAGTCTATAGTATCTTGAACCTGCAAAACTGGTTCTCAATCTTTtaaatttcagctcccagaatcccttttcattgacCATATTGGTCAGGGCTACTGGGATGTATAACTcttaaacatttggaggacaagGGCTGGGAATCACTGCCCCAATCCATGGCTTCGGTTGTATGGGATCTTTTGTAACATTGGTCCCAATGGATTTGACCCTGGCCAACCTTGGGAGACAAAATGGACCTCTGCATCTACCTTTACACAACTAGCTCCCAAATTTATTTTGGGGGATGACAATTTCTCTCCTTGTCTCAGTCTAGAGGCTGGTTCAGTGGAAAAgatttcatctttctctcctatgGCTTGTCTACACAAGTTATATATTCCAAATTCTCCCTGGGCTCATTGTATCCTGTTCACATAACATAGGACCAAAACCCCAAATTGGGTACAGACTGTCTTCATGTTGTCTGCTCCTGATTCAGTCTTTCCTCCCTCtaacccaaatttaaaaaacctttgccTAACTAGCTACTTTTCTTGATGGAGGACCAAATGTCTTTTGTGTTCTGTTTCCAGGCTGTTCCATTCCATGCAGCCATCCCGGGAAACTTCGCTCAGTTCCGGAAGATCAAAATTGTGGGGAACGTGCCACTTTTTGCAAACAGGTGCCTTTGCAGAGAAGATAAGATTAATACACCATCACTCCCCACTCAGTTATTACCACAAAACACAAGCCAGACAGAAAATGTCTTGTCATTCTCGTGTCTGTAGGTTGGGATGGGCAACTTTGGTAGATCCAGGACGTTTTCTGCCATTGGAGCTCCCTGGCTTTCtctgccaacaacaacaacaacaatccccccccccaatctgtaaATGACATTATGGgcccgtatagacaggccaaaataaagctgcttcgggtcactttggaggtatgctgtttaaatgacacatgtatgtatgcatgttttaTGTTGCATATGTAAGGTCTAAGGTATGTATTAAATGTTTGTggttaaaatgcaaattaaaaaaaaatgacacacacatcttaagaggccagaagtggtgCCAAAGATGCGCTCTggtccttgggactggagcatggctttggcacagcttctggcctcttaggacgcatgcatcatttaaacagcatacctccaaagtgacccgaagcagctttattttggcctgtctgtacgggccctaagtCTACTTATGGTTTTGACAAATGGGTATTTTTAAACAGCCAGGTGTCAGTGTGTATGGCTGTTTTGAATAGCTTCTCTGGGACAAAAAAAAGTGGTCTGGGGGGTCAGGGTTCTTAAAAACAACATAGGGATGTTCTCTCCCACTATAGATCGCCAGTACTGCCACATAAAACTGAACTGCAGCAAGGGTTTTTGACATTTATGTTGGGTCTCCAAGATCTACCTTGGATTGTAAGCGCAACTGTGTTGTTTTGGAGACCATTGGGATAAGAGTTTCATCTCCTTCTATCCAGATTCCACGTGAACCTGAAAAACACCATGACAGGCAACATTGCTCTGCACATAAACCCGCGATTCAAAGAGGGAGCCCTTGTTCGGAATACGTCCATTAATGGTACTTGGGGTTCTGAGGAGCGCCACATCCGCAGTATGCCTTTCTCCCCTGGCCAAGCCTTCCATGTAAgtcttttaaaaagagtgtgGAAATCAAGGTAGTTAAGATCTTTGTTAGAAAGCATGTATTAACATTACAACTTAGGTTGGAATACAGCCTTGGAATGAGATTCCacttgtacaaaagtttctggcTATAATGGCTCTATCCTTAAGCTCTTTTCTCATACTTGAGCCAGGATGGGCCCATCCTTGCTCCCCTTCTGCCAACAAGCTAAAGCATTTTTATTCCATCTTTTGGGCAATGACTGTGCTTTGTATACAGGtttgtttataatttttaaataattttaatgtttttaatttaataattttaaaaaaataacctttaCAGTTATACGTTTATTGAAGCTTCTGTGGTTTTTAATCAGTGTCACTTTTAAATATGCTGTTAGACGCATTGAGCTTcattactgggaggaaggcaggaaataaatgaataaaatagtaaTATCAAAATAATAAGGGGATCGCTTTAAAAGTTGCCTTGGAGTAGTATATCTACATCAAACACTAGAACCTATTTATCAGCCATTTCCCCTATCCAGAAAAGTGTGAAGGGAGATTGTGGATCTAATAAGGGTTTTCAATACACAGGATTAACTGATTTTTTTGGCAGGGGGGTTGTAAGACTTAAACTGGAATAAATACATCAAAACCCTGTGGCCTAGATCTTATTTATGTCTGTTGCAACATGTGGATTAAAAGGAGCTAAAAACTCAGGTCAAAGCAGAATTCTGCATTTCCCTTCCATCAGATGGAGATTACCAACCTGAAGAAAAACTACAAGGTTTTTGTGAATGGACAGGTGATATTTGACTACACGCATCGGATCCCACCAGGACATGTAGACCAATTGGAAATAGCTGGAGACGTGAGCCTGTCTTGCGTACAGTACTGACAAGTCTGTTTTCCCTGTGCACTTCTATGCAAGCCTACTGTACATAGTGAACACCAAACCCATGAATTTGTAGTATGGAATAATATGGAAGCCAGGGGGACATACAGAGGCCAGGATTGCTATATGTGTCTCAATCTGATTTAAATCTGTAAGTGCAGACTTAGTAAGTGCTGCATGAAGGTATCAAGTGGAATGTTTTCATCACATAATCACATAAATCTTTCTCAAACAGCATTTGACTCCTCTTCACTCCCTCTTTCTCGATTTCACTTTGTATAGTCTTATTAATTATGCTCCACTTACCTCCCAGGTAAGAAATACTGTACATTGCAATGAAAATAAAGATGGAATAGTAGTTGGAACAACACTGTTCAATGGTACTGTATACTGTGCAATTTCAGTCTGAATGTATCTTATAATCTGCCATAAAATAAAGATGtataaaggaaaaatatataaaggGTGCTGTTAATACAAAATACTGAACACCTCTCTTCCACTAAGTTTCACAAATGTGCAGCTCTCCATTTTCAGAAGGTTCTCTATCAAGAATGATATGATGCAGTTTAGTTTTGTTCCATTCACATCGAATCTAATTACATGCTTGGTCACCTTTAAGATTAAGAGATGGCAGAGGCTGGGATCATAAATCATAAAGATGTTGGGATCATAAGTTAATAAAAGGTAGGGCTGAGTAAGGTCTTCTGACAACTTGAAGATACCATTGCCATTTAAGGCACCTTATAAAAATGCTTCAGGCAGCTGCATCAATGCAAAGACACAACATATTAAATGTTACTTTAAAGAATACACCATTCCTTGAAGTAGGACAACATATAAAGGATAGTTTTATTTTGTTGAGTACTGGAAGAGTAACAGTGATTGCATGTGCAGTGATTTAAACACTAGGCAGCAAAGGCTTTCTCTTACAGTCCATTTTTTCCTGCGTCTTATAGCCAGAGTGGCAGCTGTCAATCCTGCTTCTCCTTACAAAAGGCAGCAGGCATGACCTGGGACCAGCTAGGTTTGTGCCGGAGGAAGCTCTATCTGGATATCAGGTAGCAGGTTGCAGCTGGTGATGATGTCTATCTTGTCTGCCACGGCTCGCAAGTCCTCCAGGACAAGCCGGATGTTGTGTGAGGCGCTGATGATGCCATTTTGGGAGTTACTGAGCTGGCCAGTAATGGCCCCAATCTCTTTGATGGCCGTCTGGTACACTTGCTTGACAGTACTATTGACATCATAGTATAAGCGGGCGTTACTCTCAATAAGCTTCTGCTGCAGAAGGGTGCTATAGCGGCCTCGGTGTCGGATGCGAAGGGCAGGCTTCTCTTCAACCGCTGTAGGAGAGCCTGGATCCTCATTCCTATAAACCACCAGCGGTGGCAAGTCTGGACTGATTAAGGTTGGCTCCACTTTGGGCTGGCTAGAATTGGCATCTTCCTCCTCGTctgtttctgaggcttccccaGTAACCTTCACCCcagaaaggctgggaagggaacCTTGCGGCACAGAAGACAGATACACTTCTTCATCTGAATCTGTCTCGGAGGCTTCTCCTTGAACTACAGTTTTGTACCTCGAAGCGGTCATTTCTGCATGGACTTCTAAAACAAGAAAATAGAAAGTTGTTTATACTTGAGAATTtgagagggaagaagagataaCCAAGGTTACTATACATGAGGAAATCTGGAGAAATATTCACAAACTGGAGGGATATACACAGCTGTTGTTGCAGGGAAGGCACAGAGGCATATGAATGGCTCCTTaggttagaattcaaagacacatctgtgttagtctggaatagcaatatgcaaagggatccttgtagcacctttgagactaagtgaatgagatcccaagggccatccagaccaaccctattatgccatgcaggaactctcaatcaaggtaTCCGCGACAGACAGCtaaccagcctctgcttaaagacctccaaagaaggagactccattacactttgtttcactgttgaacagcccttactgtcaggaggttcctcctaatgttgatctggaatctcttttcctggagcttgcatccattgctctgggtcctattctctggagcagcagaaaacaaacttactccctcctcaatatgacatcctttcaaatatttaaacagggctatcatatcacctcttaaccttctcttctccaggctaaacatccccagctcctagttgttactcatagggcatggtttccaggcccttcgccattttagtcgccctcctttggacacacggctccagtttctcaatgtcctttttgaattgtggtgcccagaactggacacaatattccaggtggggcctgaccagagcagaatacagtggcactattacttctcttgatctagacactaaNNNNNNNNNNNNNNNNNNNNNNNNNNNNNNNNNNNNNNNNNNNNNNNNNNNNNNNNNNNNNNNNNNNNNNNNNNNNNNNNNNNNNNNNNNNNNNNNNNNNNNNNNNNNNNNNNNNNNNNNNNNNNNNNNNNNNNNNNNNNNNNNNNNNNNNNNNNNNNNNNNNNNNNNNNNNNNNNNNNNNNNNNNNNNNNNNNNNNNNNNNNNNNNNNNNNNNNNNNNNNNNNNNNNNNNNNNNNNNNNNNNNNNNNNNNNNNNNNNNNNNNNNNNNNNNNNNNNNNNNNNNNNNNNNNNNNNNNNNNNNNNNNNNNNNNNNNNNNNNNNNNNNNNNNNNNNNNNNNNNNNNNNNNNNNNNNNNNNNNNNNNNNNNNNNNNNNNNNNNNNNNNNNNNNNNNNNNNNNNNNNNNNNNNNNNNNNNNNNNNNNNNNNNNNNNNNNNNNNNNNNNNNNNNNNNNNNNNNNNNNNNNNNNNNNNNNNNNNNNNNNNNNNNNNNNNNNNNNNNNNNNNNNNNNNNNNNNNNNNNNNNNNNNNNNNNNNNNNNNNNNNNNNNNNNNNNNNNNNNNNNNNNNNNNNNNNNNNNNNNNNNNNNNNNNNNNNNNNNNNNNNNNNNNNNNNNNNNNNNNNNNNNNNNNNNNNNNNNNNNNNNNNNNNNNNNNNNNNNNNNNNNNNNNNNNNNNNNNNNNNNNNNNNNNNNNNNNNNNNNNNNNNNNNNNNNNNNNNNNNNNNNNNNNNNNNNNNNNNNNNNNNNNNNNNNNNNNNNNNNNNNNNNNNNNNNNNNNNNNNNNNNNNNNNNNNNNNNNNNNNNNNNNNNNNNNNNNNNNNNNNNNNNNNNNNNNNNNNNNNNNNNNNNNNNNNNNNNNNNNNNNNNNNNNNNNNNNNNNNNNNNNNNNNNNNNNNNNNNNNNNNNNNNNNNNNNNNNNNNNNNNNNNNNNNNNNNNNNNNNNNNNNNNNNNNNNNNNNNNNNNNNNNNNNNNNNNNNNNNNNNNNNNNNNNNNNNNNNNNNNNNNNNNNNNNNNNNNNNNNNNNNNNNNNNNNNNNNNNNNNNNNNNNNNNNNNNNNNNNNNNNNNNNNNNNNNNNNNNNNNNNNNNNNNNNNNNNNNNNNNNNNNNNNNNNNNNNNNNNNNNNNNNNNNNNNNNNNNNNNNNNNNNNNNNNNNNNNNNNNNNNNNNNNNNNNNNNNNNNNNNNNNNNNNNNNNNNNNNNNNNNNNNNNNNNNNNNNNNNNNNNNNNNNNNNNNNNNNNNNNNNNNNNNNNNNNNNNNNNNNNNNNNNNNNNNNNNNNNNNNNNNNNNNNNNNNNNNNNNNNNNNNNNNNNNNNNNNNNNNNNNNNNNNNNNNNNNNNNNNNNNNNNNNNNNNNNNNNNNNNNNNNNNNNNNNNNNNNNNNNNNNNNNNNNNNNNNNNNNNNNNNNNNNNNNNNNNNNNNNNNNNNNNNNNNNNNNNNNNNNNNNNNNNNNNNNNNNNNNNNNNNNNNNNNNNNNNNNNNNNNNNNNNNNNNNNNNNNNNNNNNNNNNNNNNNNNNNNNNNNNNNNNNNNNNNNNNNNNNNNNNNNNNNNNNNNNNNNNNNNNNNNNNNNNNNNNNNNNNNNNNNNNNNNNNNNNNNNNNNNNNNNNNNNNNNNNNNNNNNNNNNNNNNNNNNNNNNNNNNNNNNNNNNNNNNNNNNNNNNNNNNNNNNNNNNNNNNNNNNNNNNNNNNNNNNNNNNNNNNNNNNNNNNNNNNNNNNNNNNNNNNNNNNNNNNNNNNNNNNNNNNNNNNNNNNNNNNNNNNNNNNNNNNNNNNNNNNNNNNNNNNNNNNNNNNNNNNNNNNNNNNNNNNNNNNNNNNNNNNNNNNNNNNNNNNNNNNNNNNNNNNNNNNNNNNNNNNNNNNNNNNNNNNNNNNNNNNNNNNNNNNNNNNNNNNNNNNNNNNNNNNNNNNNNNNNNNNNNNNNNNNNNNNNNNNNNNNNNNNNNNNNNNNNNNNNNNNNNNNNNNNNNNNNNNNNNNNNNNNNNNNNNNNNNNNNNNNNNNNNNNNNNNNNNNNNNNNNNNNNNNNNNNNNNNNNNNNNNNNNNNNNNNNNNNNNNNNNNNNNNNNNNNNNNNNNNNNNNNNNNNNNNNNNNNNNNNNNNNNNNNNNNNNNNNNNNNNNNNNNNNNNNNNNNNNNNNNNNNNNNNNNNNNNNNNNNNNNNNNNNNNNNNNNNNNNNNNNNNNNNNNNNNNNNNNNNNNNNNNNNNNNNNNNNNNNNNNNNNNNNNNNNNNNNNNNNNNNNNNNNNNNNNNNNNNNNNNNNNNNNNNNNNNNNNNNNNNNNNNNNNNNNNNNNNNNNNNNNNNNNNNNNNNNNNNNNNNNNNNNNNNNNNNNNNNNNNNNNNNNNNNNNNNNNNNNNNNNNNNNNNNNNNNNNNNNNNNNNNNNNNNNNNNNNNNNNNNNNNNNNNNNNNNNNNNNNNNNNNNNNNNNNNNNNNNNNNNNNNNNNNNNNNNNNNNNNNNNNNNNNNNNNNNNNNNNNNNNNNNNNNNNNNNNNNNNNNNNNNNNNNNNNNNNNNNNNNNNNNNNNNNNNNNNNNNNNNNNNNNNNNNNNNNNNNNNNNNNNNNNNNNNNNNNNNNNNNNNNNNNNNNNNNNNNNNNNNNNNNNNNNNNNNNNNNNNNNNNNNNNNNNNNNNNNNNNNNNNNNNNNNNNNNNNNNNNNNNNNNNNNNNNNNNNNNNNNNNNNNNNNNNNNNNNNNNNNNNNNNNNNNNNNNNNNNNNNNNNNNNNNNNNNNNNNNNNNNNNNNNNNNNNNNNNNNNNNNNNNNNNNNNNNNNNNNNNNNNNNNNNNNNNNNNNNNNNNNNNNNNNNNNNNNNNNNNNNNNNNNNNNNNNNNNNNNNNNNNNNNNNNNNNNNNNNNNNNNNNNNNNNNNNNNNNNNNNNNNNNNNNNNNNNNNNNNNNNNNNNNNNNNNNNNNNNNNNNNNNNNNNNNNNNNNNNNNNNNNNNNNNNNNNNNNNNNNNNNNNNNNNNNNNNNNNNNNNNNNNNNNNNNNNNNNNNNNNNNNNNNNgtaacaatttcacacgacgtcgcaccaaacccgccattaaagtggtcacaaagaagcattaatgtgcatctttttactttcgggatttcagtttCAACGTCTTTCCGATTTCACTTTATTTGCccaattgtgtgtgataaccattcgcgcaattactcgccattttcgttttatttgtgggatgctgtAAATGAGTTTTAATCTCTAATGTCTAAATCAGCCCCAATCCAATAAAGTACAGAGTGTCTaaataaagtcgaaggctttcatgagcgacatccatagttttatgtgggttttttcgggctatgcggctgtgctctggaagagtttattcccgacgtttcaccagcagctgtggctggcatcttcagagaaacgtaATGtatatcttctctgaagatgccagccacagattctggtgaaacgtcaggaataaactcttccagaacatggcagaaaaacccaccaaaaataacTATTCACAGTGTCTCCTTTGCTTTATTAATAAGGCAGGCTCAGAATATTGAATCACTGAGCCTCTGGGACTTTGGTTCCATTCATTACTTGGAAGAATAGGAACTTTCCACGGGATGTTTTTTCTCTTTACATTGAAACATTTCAGGAATTCAGTTAATGTTTGATCAGGAAGTTAGGTTGGGtcgggagggagaagaggaaaggcttTTTGTATCGTAGTGTCTTCTGCTTTGCAAAACAGAGATTTCAGCAAAAAAGTTGAATTGGGTCTTCTGCTCCCAAATGGCTCTCTTTGGAgttttgcctttctctttcctgCTCTCCTGCATCATCTTCTTCCTTGCCTTGTTATGGAGGAGTCACAACAAGAAGAGCAAACTGCCTCCAGGCCCCATGCCACTACCTTGGCTGGGCAACGTGCTCCAAATGGACATTCGGAACATGATCACCGCTCTTCAGAGGGTAAGTGTGGCAGGTCTCTGCCCCAAGAAGGTGACAGACTACTATATTTACTCATGTAGAAGTCTTACATTCctaaaatggactccaaaatggTTATGTTTGCTGGGATTTGGTAACTTCTTTGatactgttttcctttgtttcattagatcctttgttacatacccctaggttttaccctcagtttatccatgggtcatatcaaaatccata comes from the Sceloporus undulatus isolate JIND9_A2432 ecotype Alabama unplaced genomic scaffold, SceUnd_v1.1 scaffold_23, whole genome shotgun sequence genome and includes:
- the LOC121917572 gene encoding galectin-9-like: MTHLSPSPNSISNLFSSFSFVVNLVCQNGDIAFHFNPRLNQGNVVVCNTHEKGRWGPEERVYNMPFQSSVYFEIIINVRSHCYQVSVNGSHFLEYKHRLPFHLVQNLYVDGDISLNCINFQGAAASAPPPYAPPAYNVITATNVGGMFAQPGFAQPGFAQPSFSRKKSKTAQGFSGVTLSNPAVPFHAAIPGNFAQFRKIKIVGNVPLFANRFHVNLKNTMTGNIALHINPRFKEGALVRNTSINGTWGSEERHIRSMPFSPGQAFHMEITNLKKNYKVFVNGQVIFDYTHRIPPGHVDQLEIAGDVSLSCVQY
- the LOC121917560 gene encoding biogenesis of lysosome-related organelles complex 1 subunit 3-like, with protein sequence MTASRYKTVVQGEASETDSDEEVYLSSVPQGSLPSLSGVKVTGEASETDEEEDANSSQPKVEPTLISPDLPPLVVYRNEDPGSPTAVEEKPALRIRHRGRYSTLLQQKLIESNARLYYDVNSTVKQVYQTAIKEIGAITGQLSNSQNGIISASHNIRLVLEDLRAVADKIDIITSCNLLPDIQIELPPAQT